Proteins found in one Muntiacus reevesi chromosome 2, mMunRee1.1, whole genome shotgun sequence genomic segment:
- the PPP1R3C gene encoding protein phosphatase 1 regulatory subunit 3C, with protein MSCTRMIQVLDPRPLTSSVMPVDVAVRLCLAHSPPLKSFLSPYDDFQRRNFVNKLKPLKPCLNIKQEARAQDDWKPSHNQAKKRVVFADSKGLSLTAIHVFSDLPEEPVWDLQFDLLDLNDISSGLKLHEEKNLILDFPQPSADYLSFRNHFQKNSVCLENCSLQERTVTGTVKVKNMSFEKKVQIRITFDSWQSYNDVDCAYMKNVYGGSESDTFSFAIDLPSVIPTKEKIEFCIAYHANGQVFWDNNEGQNYRIVHAQWKPDGVQTQMASQDCAFHQAPPPKAELESTVFGSPRLASGLFPEWQSWGRMENLASYR; from the exons ATGAGCTGCACCAG AATGATCCAGGTCTTAGATCCACGGCCTCTGACAAGTTCCGTCATGCCCGTGGATGTCGCTGTGAGGCTCTGCTTGGCTCATTCTCCACCTCTGAAGAGCTTCCTGAGCCCTTATGATGACTTCCAACGAAGAAATTTTGTGAACAAATTAAAGCCCCTGAAGCCGTGTCTCAACATAAAGCAGGAAGCCAGAGCACAGGACGACTGGAAGCCGTCACACAACCAAGCCAAGAAGCGGGTGGTGTTTGCGGACTCTAAGGGCCTCTCCCTCACTGCCATCCACGTCTTCTCAGACCTTCCAGAGGAGCCTGTGTGGGATCTCCAGTTTGACCTCTTGGACCTGAATGATATCTCCTCAGGCTTAAAGCTCCATGAGGAGAAGAACCTGATTCTGGATTTTCCTCAGCCTTCAGCTGACTACCTAAGTTTTCGGAACCACTTCCAGAAGAACTCTGTCTGCCTGGAGAACTGCTCTTTGCAGGAGCGAACAGTGACGGGGACTGTGAAGGTGAAGAACATGAGCTTTGAGAAGAAGGTTCAGATCCGGATCACTTTTGACTCCTGGCAGAGCTACAACGATGTGGACTGTGCCTACATGAAAAATGTGTACGGTGGCTCGGAGAGTGACACCTTCTCATTTGCCATTGACCTGCCCTCCGTCATCCCCACAAAGGAGAAAATTGAGTTCTGTATCGCCTACCATGCTAATGGGCAGGTCTTCTGGGACAACAACGAGGGTCAGAATTACAGAATCGTCCATGCACAGTGGAAGCCTGACGGGGTGCAGACGCAGATGGCATCCCAGGACTGTGCCTTCCACCAGGCACCACCCCCCAAGGCCGAGCTGGAGTCAACCGTCTTTGGCAGCCCAAGGC